A genome region from Nitrosopumilaceae archaeon includes the following:
- a CDS encoding aldo/keto reductase → MKYNFQKIINMSQPQKTYQLAPDLKICRILNGMWQVAGGHGKIEKESAISDMISYHDSGFTTWDMADIYGPAEEYIGEFRRQIAKNKGNDELDKIQALTKFVPNPGKMTREIVEHHIKKSIQKMNVKEIDLVQFHWWDYSDTSYLDALHHLFKLQDEKKIKNIGLTNFDTERIKIMVENGFKISSNQVQYSIIDQRPEIKMTPFCQKHDIKILCYGTLLGGFLSENYLKKPEPARSQLYTISLQKYKNMIDAWGGWDLFQELLVVLSHIAKKHHSSIANVAAKYILDKPSVAGVIIGTRLGLAEHREDNARVFSLNLDKEDKEKIKSVTIKSQDLFSSIGDCGDEYR, encoded by the coding sequence GTGAAGTACAATTTTCAGAAAATCATAAACATGTCACAACCACAAAAAACCTACCAGCTAGCACCTGATCTTAAAATTTGTCGAATCCTAAACGGCATGTGGCAGGTAGCCGGGGGCCATGGCAAGATAGAAAAAGAATCTGCCATCTCAGATATGATATCATATCATGATTCTGGTTTTACCACATGGGACATGGCAGACATTTATGGACCAGCAGAAGAATACATTGGTGAATTTCGAAGACAGATTGCAAAAAATAAAGGCAATGACGAGCTTGACAAAATCCAAGCTCTAACAAAATTTGTCCCAAACCCAGGAAAAATGACTAGAGAAATTGTAGAGCATCATATAAAAAAATCAATTCAAAAAATGAATGTAAAGGAAATTGATCTTGTCCAGTTCCACTGGTGGGATTACTCCGATACAAGCTACCTTGACGCATTACATCATCTATTCAAGCTACAAGATGAAAAAAAGATAAAAAATATTGGGCTGACAAACTTTGATACAGAACGAATCAAAATAATGGTAGAAAATGGATTCAAGATATCATCAAACCAAGTGCAATATTCCATCATAGACCAGAGACCTGAAATCAAGATGACACCATTTTGCCAAAAGCATGACATCAAGATACTATGTTATGGAACTCTACTTGGAGGATTCTTGTCTGAGAATTATCTAAAAAAACCAGAGCCTGCAAGGTCTCAGCTGTATACCATATCCTTGCAGAAATACAAGAACATGATTGATGCATGGGGAGGATGGGATTTATTTCAAGAGCTGCTTGTTGTTTTATCCCATATAGCAAAAAAACACCACTCCAGCATTGCAAATGTTGCTGCAAAATATATCTTGGATAAACCATCTGTTGCAGGCGTGATAATTGGTACAAGATTAGGTTTAGCAGAACACAGAGAAGACAACGCCAGAGTATTTTCATTAAATTTAGATAAAGAGGACAAGGAAAAAATAAAATCAGTAACCATAAAATCACAAGATCTCTTTTCTTCTATTGGAGATTGTGGAGATGAATATAGATAA